From the Quercus lobata isolate SW786 chromosome 6, ValleyOak3.0 Primary Assembly, whole genome shotgun sequence genome, one window contains:
- the LOC115995479 gene encoding heat stress transcription factor A-5, with amino-acid sequence MDGAPTTSGSGGGGGGPAPFLIKTYEMVDDSTTDEIVSWSSNKNSFVVWNPPEFARLLLPTYFKHNNFSSFIRQLNTYGFRKIDPEKWEFANEDFMKDQKHLLKNIHRRKPIHSHSHPQGSMMDPERAAFEEEIERLAREKASLEANILRSKQQRSAAKLQFEDLKQRVDSMEQRQESLLTFLDKALHDPTFAEILARKIESMDFSAYNKKRRLPQVDQSPPVMENSFVDNNSSSRPEFGNVFHQDFSSKLRLELSPSVSDINLVSHSTQSSNEDGDSPQRKISGEPKGVQMRTEGFVFPPETLDLSDTGASFTLKMDSTFSRKLPTNENPRLQHPLQPSLTSNEEGDGHISCHLNLTLASSPLQVNKSPYSARMPQVAEETGKSPNSKSNTNSKESDTTEFPKSINLAGDTTLSSSQRASNNNQVPAAAPVRVNDVFWEQFLTERPGCLDNEEASSTYRANPYDEQDDGRSSLGMSRNAKNMEQLTL; translated from the exons ATGGACGGAGCTCCAACGACTAGTGGAAGcggaggaggtggtggtggtcCGGCGCCGTTTCTGATAAAGACGTACGAGATGGTGGATGACTCGACGACGGATGAGATCGTGTCGTGGAGCTCCAACAAGAATAGCTTTGTCGTTTGGAATCCTCCTGAGTTCGCCCGTCTCCTCCTCCCTACCTATTTCAAGCACAACAACTTCTCCAGCTTCATCCGCCAACTCAATACCTat GGATTTCGGAAGATTGATCCTGAGAAATGGGAGTTTGCTAATGAAGATTTCATGAAAGATCAAAAGCATCTTCTTAAAAATATCCACCGCAGAAAACCTATTCACAGTCATAGTCACCCACAAGGTTCTATGATGGATCCAGAGAGAGCAGCTTTTGAAGAAGAGATAGAGAGGCTTGCACGTGAGAAAGCTTCACTCGAGGCAAATATTTTAAGGTCAAAACAGCAGCGGTCAGCTGCAAAGCTTCAGTTTGAAGACCTAAAGCAACGAGTGGATAGTATGGAGCAGAGGCAGGAGAGTTTGCTGACCTTCTTAGACAAGGCTCTTCATGATCCTACTTTTGCTGAAATTCTCGCTCGGAAGATTGAGTCTATGGATTTCTCAGCATACAATAAGAAAAGGCGACTGCCTCAAGTTGATCAGTCACCACCTGTTATGGAAAATAGTTTTGTGGATAACAATAGCAGTTCTAGACCAGAGTTTGGGAATGTGTTTCACCAAGACTTCTCAAGTAAGCTGAGATTGGAATTATCACCCTCTGTTTCAGACATTAACTTGGTTTCACATAGTACACAGAGTTCCAATGAAGATGGAGATAGTCCACAGAGGAAAATATCTGGAGAACCAAAAGGTGTGCAGATGAGAACTGAAGGATTTGTATTTCCACCTGAAACATTAGACCTTTCAGATACAGGTGCATCGTTTACTCTTAAAATGGATTCTACCTTCTCACGAAAATTGCCAACCAATGAAAACCCAAGGCTGCAGCACCCATTGCAGCCAAGTTTGACATCTAATGAAGAAGGTGATGGTCATATTTCCTGCCATTTAAATCTAACTCTGGCATCTTCTCCATTGCAAGTCAACAAAAGTCCTTATTCAGCTAGGATGCCCCAAGTAGCTGAGGAAACTGGCAAATCTCCAAATTCGAAGTCTAATACCAATAGTAAAGAATCTGATACTACAGAGTTTCCAAAGAGCATAAATCTTGCTGGTGACACAACTTTGTCATCCTCTCAACGGGCTTCAAATAACAATCAAGTGCCTGCAGCTGCTCCAGTTAGAGTAAATGACGTATTTTGGGAGCAGTTCCTAACTGAAAGACCAGGTTGTTTGGACAATGAAGAGGCAAGTTCTACATATAGGGCAAACCCATATGATGAGCAAGATGATGGAAGATCAAGCCTTGGAATGTCTAGAAACGCTAAGAACATGGAGCAGCTCACCCTTTGA